ATGACGATGTTGAAATAGACAACTGTGAGCTCTACGGCTGGCCTATGCAGGCCATTACTATCGGCTCCTCCTCGACGGTCGTCTCACCACATATCCACCATATCTACGGTCATGACTGTATGATGGTTGGAGCAGGGTACGTCGTCGACGTGCTCAATGGCCATCCGACGATCGAAATGAGCTATTTCAACGCAACATGCCATTCGATTAGTGGATTTGGCCATCCTGAGTGTGGCTACACCCTCGAGGATTGCGTGTTTGGCCCCTCGACGTATAGCCACGCCGTCGACATGCACTGTTTAGCCGAAAATGGCTATGGTGACGATCTTACTGCAGGTGACCGCGTTGAGGTCCGTCGCTGTACATTTGGATTCACCCACAATATCGAGGGACAGAACGCGCAGGCAATCGTCTTCCGAGGCTATCCTGAGGACCAATATGTCACCGAGAACTGTTGGTTCCTTCATGACGTTGACGGCACTGTAGAGAACGTCGCAAACGCGGGCTACGAACCTGTGCCCTATCGACAGGTCAATGTTGGCAGCAATTGGCACGACTGGGAATTCTCCGGTAATCACTATGGCCTTGATGCACCTAGTGAGTCTGGAGTCGGTGCCCCTGCCAACTTGGAGGTTTCTGAGTAGCCTGCTGTGTGTTTCTGAGATGAACCGCTCTGACGAATAGCGTTCTGTGATACTGAAAGAGCGCTGTAAGCGCCTATCAATGACCCCTGCCCTCAGAGACTGTCCTGATTATCAAGCAGTTCGGAAGCTGTGACTAACTGCACATCACTCTCTTCGATATAATCAAGCAGCGTTTCCAGCTGTTGAGTAGTCGTATCTGCAAGTGGATCGTTCTGGATTTCGCTTTCAGGAACAACGCCATGAGCAAGGCCAATGGCGAGTTGATTATGCTCGGCAGCCATATCGATTTGTGAGGTGAACCCCTCTATGTCGAACATATTCACTCGCGAAAGGTGCAGGGGATCTGTCAACGGCACTGCGTTCGGTGTCCCTCCGAAGTAGGAACTCAGCTCGTGGTACTCGCGCGTAATCTCCATGATCTCTTCGGTCGCATGGTGATACGGCACAAACATATGGCGAGCACCGTCTGAAAAGCCTCGATTATTGAGGTATTCATAAGCAGATTCGATATCCTGCTGGATCGCCTCTGTATCCTCTAGTTCCCGGAATGCAGTCCCTTGTGGATGCGAAGAGATGTCCCAGCCAGCATCACGCATTTCCCGCAAGTTCCCAATCGAAAGACGCTCATCCTGATTAAGTGACCCCGGCACTACTGCTGCAACACCTTGCATGTCTCGCTCTTCGAATAGCGGAAAGGCATTGGTATACTGAGAAGCAACCGTATCGTCAAATGTCAACATTACGTAACCTTGATCAGCTGCGGGAGTTGTGCGCAGGTCATCAACCCAGAAGCGAATTCCAGTATCGCCTTGCTCGCTCTGTTCTTCCTGAGTGGTTTGATTACTCTGATTGCTTTGATTGGTCTGATTAGTTTGGTTTCCTTGCCCTCCCTGCTTTTCGTTCGCCTCCGGAGGGTTTGGATCAGCGAGAGTTATCCGAAGTTCCTGAACGTTACCGAAGTTCGGTTCGCCACGTTGGCCAGTATAGCCGACATCCATCCGAAGCCAGCCTGTGTAGGTACTGAGAATCGCACGAGTACTCCATACCTGATCAGCATTTCCTGGAGCAAGCACGCGAACAGTGACCCGTGCCGGTCGGGGCGTATCGACTTGCACTGCGAGCGAGAGGTGTTTGTCCGTCATGTCCAAGCCCTCTGGGAATGTACGAGCAATCCCCGCGCTTACGCCCGTGTTCTCGATGCGAGCAGTTCGTGAGCTAGTCAGCGTCGTCTCCTCGTCGGCCGTTACGTTTCCATCAACGGCGAACCACTCGTCAAGATCGTCATCAAAATTGCTAACGACCTCCCCATGGCTAATAGCCGGTGGTGTTACTTGCTGTAAATTGTCATTACTGCCGGAACTATTCCCGTTAGTATCGCTGTTATCCCCCGAATTTCTGGATAACTGACCAGCACAACCCGCCGTGAGTGCAAGCGATCCCGTTCCCAGTGTGGCGAGAAACTTACGACGATTCGATGGCTTCACCATATACTATACTTATTAAGTTAAGTATATTAATCTTCGGTATATAAATGTAAGCGGGTTTACTACTTATCAACGGTCAACCACTATTACCAGAAAGAGAGATTCTGCTCATCAGGTCCTACGTTATCGATTTCAACTTAGTAAATGACTGCTAATTAGTGAGAGTACGCTTCTCGCGTTCGATTCGCTAGTAGTGTACGCATTATTGGGCGCCACTCCCTCACAGCTATCACGATACCTCGGTGCCCCCGGTCAGGCCGTCTATCGAGTGAAGTACTTTTGTCGACACGATCCTTCATTGATCTGTTCGGTTGAACGTAGTGCAGAGGCCAGCCTACCAATTAGCAACCAAGATCAATCCTCTTCTTGGTGATAATAAGATGATAACTATGTGGCCAACTGTGGTACAAGGAGTCAATGAGGAATATTTCAAACGACCGATTTCAACCTCTAGTTACGTTTATACTTGGGAAGGATCGTAGCACTGTCGCAAGCAGAGCAGATATAATCGGATTACTGCTAGGTGACATTGAATGATTAAGAATCGAATCCTACGCGAACAATCCGCCATAGTTGGCACTATTTTCACTTTTTTCGGAATAAGTATAATTATACTGAAGCGTATGTTAATAGAGTTTGATTTCATCCACTTCGCTCTTTGGGGTGTGTCGCCAGAAGTAGCCTGTTTTGTGATAGCATCAACCGCTTTCGCTCTTGTCATTTATCTCGATGAAACTTGTCCAGTTGAGACCCTCAACCGAACAAGCTGATATACACCACAATGTGAAGAAAGTTGAGTTATATATCATATGAATATTACAAATGGTCGCAATGATTTATGAGTCACTAAAGTGATCTCACTCACTCTAGCATAGTGCCGACTCGGTGATGAAGTCAAAGGTATGTTGCCGCGTATAACGTTGAGATCGTTCCATCACATCCTGTGGTTTGGTAGCTTAATTAAAATACAGGCATATGGACGAGACAGTGTCCCAATGTACGCAGAGAACGGTACAACAAGCGGTCGTAGACTTGCCTACAGATATCGCGGTGACGGTCTAATTCTTTGTGAGGGAGGGCGGATAACTTGAGCCGGTGCTTCTCAATATGGTACGTCCGTTATTCTCATTCTTCAATCAGGTGCGCGAGCCGTTCACAGCTGAATGGCGAAAGATGGCGGAATTATTCTCTGGACTTCTTTTCGGTCTTCGTGAATGGTGATCGTCTTCGTTCTTGTTGTACGCGCACGATGCATCCTACCTAAGGTGCCGTACTGAACCGTGGATCTGTGAGCCTATCACCGAACAGGGCTCGAAAACTATCCAGCGCTGTATCTCTCCTCTACTTGCAGTTGCCCTTCAATTGATATTCGCCGGGAACAGTGTGTAGTGGCTTATTCAGCGAAACCGTCTCAGCACGCTTAAACAGAAAAATTCGATTCAAGGTAGTTGTTTTCCCACTCGCGACGAGTTTCGACTTCTTTCTGTCCCTGAGCAGTCATTACATACTCGTCCGGCTGGTCGTTGTGCTCCTTCCTATCAAGTAGCTCATCATCGACGAGCGCGTCAAGATTCGGGTACAAACGATCGTGAGTAACTTCCGTCTGGTAGTACCTTTCGAGTTTATCTTTGATCCTGAATTCATACGTCTCATCGCATCCGGCAATGATGTACAGCAGGTCTCGTTGGACTCCAGTTAGCTCGTTCATCACATATTTAATAGTATTTATCTGATATTACTATTTACTCCTGAAACAGATATAGTTCAGATTACTCTTACTCAAATTCAGTTACTAGAACCATCCCTACTCTAGCATATCGTCTATCTTCGAATAGGGATAAATTAACATTCAGTTGACAAATAGTTATTCAGACCATTGATACTCACCAGCACGAAGCGGCATTGGAAACGGCCGCTGGCTTAATTGGTACCTGGCTGGTGCAGTCAGAACACACCCTGCATAAAGTAGAGAGATTTTGAGAGGCAGTTGCAGACACTGGTGAGGTAGACCTATTCAGCCATCTGACATGCTTCACGCAGCGTCAGTACCTCGATCCCACGCTCATCGACCCACTCAAGTGTTTCATAGATTCGTTCTTCGGTAACTTCCTCTTTGTATGTATGAGCACCAAGCACGCCTAACAAACCTTGCTCGGCGATTTTATCCAAGTCAGCTTTGACACTGTCTGGGCTGGAGAATTCGATGAAGTAGTCCCGATGAGTGTAGAACGGGTCGAATTCGTCCGGATAGTTAATTCGCGAGCCATGCTCAGCATTTGCGATGCTGCTGTAGTATTCGCTAGCGAACTTCCGTGAGTAGTCGTCGAAGTTGTCATACGGTGCGAGAAACGAATCGACTTCGAACCCGAGGTCCTCGAGTTTCTGTTTAGACTCACCCAGTGCCTCGTGCATCGCCTCCTCACCGAAGCGCGTAACGGTTTCACCTCGCATGAATGATTCTCCTATTGACTCATCAAGTTCAATATATTTCCCTACGTCATCCTCATCATAACCGACAATAGTACGCGTGACGGTTGTTTCGCCATCGGTGATTTCGAGATCTTTTGATTTCCAGTACCCATGCCGGATCTCTTCCGGATAAACTCGATTATCCGCTGGATCTGCGTCTTCGACGAGTTCATAGGTTCCTACAACACTGTGTTCGGTTGTGTGCGAAGCGATCTCCCAGCCGGCAGCTTCGAGTTCTTCGAGCTGTTCGACGTCCATCCAATCGTAGCCATTGTAGTCCTGAAGTCCGATTCGACTGGTAATGATACCGGTTGTCGCAGGAGCATCAAAGGCCTGATGGGCTGGAAATGCTTGCGTATAATCCTTCATTGGCCCGTCATCATATACGAAAACGACTGCCCCGTTTTCAGGTAGTCCCTCTGATTCGTCATCCTTCGAATCCACGTCCGTCTCGTTATCAGAGTCTACCTCATCACTAACCGAATCATCATTGTTAGTCTCCTCGCCACCATTATCGGAACTACCAAGACAGCCGGCGAAGCTCGCAGCACCAATGGCCCCGAGACTCAGTATTCGTCTTCTGGAGAGCGCTGATTTGTCCATGCTCATATATCAAGAGTAGATTACATAGTTACAGAGCTGATAACTGGTAGACGATCATATTAAGCTGCACAAAACCTTGCTGCCAAGGGATGAAATAGTGTAGAACGCGATGATTTCTTTCTAAAATAGATGGCAAAGACGTCTACTCAACAGAACTCTGGTGGGCTACCGTTACAGCGACTATGCCTCTTCATCAATCACCTTTCGTTGATGTGAATCCAACTGCTGATGACAACCGATCGATGATGTTTCCAGTAGCGCGGAATTCATCATTTACTGATTCGTATCGTCGTATGGATCCGCTTTGATCTACCCAGAGCATCGTCACTCCATGCTGATTTGCAATCTGTAGTGTATCATCAGATACAGACTCATCACTCGCGAGAAGAAGAGGTCGTGCATAGACTACTTCTGCAACCGTGTTGATCCGTTTGATCTTCTCGGAATCGACTACTGAGTGAATGTCTGCTACGATCTGTTGATTAAGTAGTTCATCTGTGGCATGAATATGTGCTTTATATGTCTTATCCTCCTCTGTTTGCACATCGGCATCAAGCGTCACATCAAATCCACGAGTAGCAAATTCGTTAGCTAACAGCTCTCTAGTCCCGGATTGGGTTTTCTGCCAGTGCTCACCTTTCTCAGTCAACTCATACTCGTACAATGTCTGTTCAGTCGCTTTTTCTGGCTCACACAGATGAAAACAATCTAAACACCAGAGTCGATGGCTTGGATGGTCGAACGAGTCACTACATCCCTTGCAAAACTGCTTTTGAAGGATGTTTATATTAGATGAGTCTACTTCCTCTTCGCACTCTGGACACCGTTGTTCATCCGCATAGTCATCTATTTCGAATTTTTCTGACTGAGCTGTGAATCCACACTGTTCGTGTTGGAAGAAGGTGGTATGGACGGTATGGGTATCTTCACAGAACGGACACGCTGTGATGTACTGCAGCCCTTCGGACTGACAGGATGGGCAGATGTATACTTTTGTTGTATACTCTTTGTGGAGGAACTCCCTCTCAGCTAATGCATCCAGTGCTTCGACACTCGTACCATCTTGGTGAGCAAGCAGATCTTCCGTCTTCGGATACGTAACTTCACCCTCGTCGCTAACTGTCGGTTTGAAGCATTCTACCGTCCCGTCACTCAATGTGGACAGCAATTGGAATTTACCAACTGATACCATATCGGTACATATTGCCTTTCTATCATATAAATACTAACATCATAATTGCCACAGCAATCGACGAAGCATTAGAGCCTTCTCGCAAATGACCCTGTCCTGTTTACTCTTGGACGTTTGCTGAAGACGAGTCTGTGTCTCGGTTCCTGTTTCGATGACGTACGTTGGAGATACTATTTGTGAAGAAGTAGTCATCCTGTCAGTACTCCATCAGTAGATCTAAAGCAGCTATTGAAGCTGTTGCTTAAAAATCCACACTTGATCTGTAAGCATTATTGATCTGACTATATATTTGCAATCAACTATTTTCGTTTCACCGACCCGTTTGACGCTCCATGCAATTTAAACATGGTTGAACTACGAGCGGCATTCCACATCTTTGGCAGGTTCCATCTGGATACCGCCGACTTGGGCCTTGCATAAACGATTAATATCGGCTATTATATTAAATATGCCGACTGGACTATTTAGTCATATATTTTAAATAACGCAATCAAATTGTTGGTAGGTGTGTCCAGTTTGGTGATCATATCGTATTCACTCAGAACTATCGTACGAGAATCGTAATCAAGAGTGCTGTATCTCATCTATCGTCCTTCTAGAACATTGTACGGTGGTGTTTGATTGGGGGACCTAGCTAGTGACGCTAACTTGATTGTGTAGCAATAGCGAGCCTCTCTCCCTGTGAGATTACAAGCCGATACTCGTGATGGCAATCTCAAGAGGACCTGTCTGAATTCACAACAGAAATTTCATATTTCATGCCAGAGATTACCTGTTTCCCTCGTTTCGGATTCAAGTTCCCCTTGTGCCTCTAATCGACCCAGGCGATATCGCGTTATTTGGGGCGACAGTCCGATTTCGTCAGCAATCTCTGAAGTAGTCGCTCTCGGCATATGTTTTCGGATAGCTGCCAGAATAATCCTGTCTGTTACTATTCGACGCTGATTTCCATTGTTGCCGTTCATAGCATTACTTACAGATAAAAGAATATTAATCTATTTATAAACTAAATTATACTTGAGTCTAAAGTAGCGTTACATCTTATTCTCTCTCATGTGATTATATTCACAAAATCCATTCACTTATTATGACGATAATTAGCAATAACGTGGAAACCAGAATAGGCAGTCAAATCCAAGAATGATCGTTTAAGCTCCACTGTATCGGTAGTGAATCAGTAGCAAAAAGTTCTATCCACAGGTAACGTACTAGATACTTCTCTGCTTTGACGTCCTACACGCAATAAGGGAATGGTGTTGTACCTGTTCAGCGGCTAATAAAAACTCTACCCGAAGAGGGAGTACAGAGGGATAAAACCCTCAACTACGAGTCCGAGGAATCGTCGACAGCACCCGCCTGTTCCATCTGATTGAGAACCCGATTGACGAATTCTTCGTTCGTCATGTCGTCGTCCACGAACTGCTGGAGCCACTCGATGTCCAGGAAGACTGCAACCCGGGTCTCCTTGTTCTCATCGTAGAGCGTGAATTTGATCTCTTCAACCTCTTCGAAGAACTCTTCAGCATCGGCATTGCGAATTGCCTGTTCAAAGCCGGGTGCGAGAGCCTCAAGCTCTTCCGCCAATTCCTCTCGGTCGGTCGTCAGCAGCATGACCCGGACGTCAAGCCTGTGATCTTTGTACTTGAGCTTCTTCAGCTTGATAACGTCACTATCGATCTCGAAGCTGTCTCTATCGAAGCCGGGGATGTCATTGTTGTCTTCTTTCTTGTCGTCCTCCTTCCCGTCGTCTTTCTCGTCTCCATTGTCGTCGTCATGACCGTTGTCGCCGTTATTATCGTCATGACCATCATCGCCGTTGCCACCGTTATCGCCGTTGCCACCGTTATCACCGTTGCCGCCCGTTCCATCATCGTTGTTATCTTCATCATCCTCGTTACCGGTACAGCCGGCGACGAGTGTTGCGATTCCAGCACCACAGCCGAGGAGCATTTTTCGTCTCTCCATGTTTTTTCATTAACCGCTCTATACATAATTGTTTTGGCTTATTATTATCAATCTATTAATATAATAAGGCTAATTTCACATCCGGAATATATCAAATACCCATCTCCTAATAAGCAGCCAAGAAGGAGGATGTCTTATCGGCTAGTAACCCCTCTCACTCCGTCGAATACTCGCGTTACTTTTTCACAGCTCACTGGGATCGACACGTTCCCCATTGAGCATTACCTCGACATTAGAACTCGACTCGAATGCCGTAATGTCGCCAGTAAACTCATACGAATCTGGTTCACGAGTCGTTCGTCCGGATACTACCGAATCATCGACACTATCGTACGAGTTGATAGTTGCGTCGTTAGCAGTCGATTTCTCAACAGTACCGGAGACAGTAAACTCATATCTAGCGAACGTGCCACGGCCACTGATAGTAATGGTCTGCTCCGGCTCTTCACGTGGCTCAAGTACAATCGGTGGCTGACGTCCAGTCGACCCGAGCTCGAGGTCTGGATAAACCTTATCCTCGTACTCAGGGTGCGTTGCAAAGATATCATAGTTTCCGACCGGCAACCCCTCAAAGAGGGCATACGTTCCGAAGTAATCCCCTTCTTCTCGGGTACTGTTTAGATAGGAACCGTCGTAGCGACTCATATCCGTCCCGTCATGTGGTGTGATACCGACAGTTGCTCCTTCAAGATATTCGTCCTCTACACCGGTTTCTCGGACATAAACTCGGAGCTGTGCTCTCTCTGGGCCATCGCGGGGATGCCCAATATCTTCAGCAGGCTCGTCTTCACCGAAGTGATTATCAGATAATATAACATTGTCCCATTCATCACCGCTGGCGTCGTTATCATACTGGACAACAGGCGCTCCTTCGACGTAGCGGTTGTCGTCAGGGTCGGTCGAATTGTAGAACCAGTTGTTCTCAATTGTCGCCCCCTCGTTGGGTGTCCCGCGGATAGCAACACTACGGGCAACATTTCCATTGCGATTTTCGACGTACTCGAACGTGTTGTGGTGGATATCGACTCGATTGCCGCCGGGACTGTGCATCTCGAAACCGAAAATCAGTCCATCGGGTCCCTGAACGTTATATCGTGCCTCATAGTTACAGCCCGACGTTCCGTCCGCGGCAATACTATGACGGTTGCCGTTGAAGTAATTGTACTCAATTAGTGGGTCACCACGGTAGACGATGATGCCATAGCCTAGACCGGACATCATGTTATCATGAATTGAGCAGTGATGAACATGGGCATCGGAACTCATGGAATCCGTAGTATTTCTTCCGACCCCGATACCGGCATGCGTCCAACCGTAGAACTCGCAATTGTCGATCTCACAGCTTCCGTACGCACGCAGGGCGAGTGAGTTGTACTCCCAAGCATCCCCAGCTGGATCATAGTAGCCGACTTCCGAACCCCGAAAGCGGAGGCCGGTGATCCGCACATCGTCATCGTAGATCTGGAGCATCCGAGCTGTACGCTGAGTGCACGTAATGAGGCCACCACTCTTCCCGCCTCTTCCACGACCGCTGGCCAGAGTAATGCCGGCTGGAACCGTGATTCGGCGTCCGGTCAAATCAATTACGGCGTCATCAGCGATATACAGGACGTCACCACTGGCGGCATTATCGAATGCCTCGATCAGTTCATCTGCCGTTGAAATGACAACGTCTGCGTCCGCGGGCGAGACTGTTCGATCGTATCCGTCTCCACCACCGATCTCAGTGTCCGCTAATGAGAAATTCGGTGCTGCACTAGCGCGTCCCATTGATTTCAACCCACCAACCCCACTCATAGCGATAACGCCTGCTTGAAGGTAGGTGCGGCGATTCATGGACATGTCGTCGTTCATGCGACCCATAACCCACACAAGATAGCATAGGATAATATATATGAACAGGATATGAAATGTTATTCTAGCGGTAAGGCTACTTAGCGGGGCAACTAATAGCTGAAAATAACACAATCCGTCCTCCTGGCCAACTGTTTCTTAAAAGTATCCAGATATCCTCGCTCGAGGAAGCACCAGTTAGCTAGTATCTAATAATTCATTTCTAAGCACAGAATTTCATATTCTGTATTCTATAAAGATGAGAGTAGTTAGATAAGGAAGGTACTAGTGGCCTATACAGATAGCCTTTGTATCCGCTCTATCTATAGATGAAGTAACTCCATCCAAAAATAGAATCCTTACTAGAATACTATAAGTAATCGAATCACTACAGCAAACCGGTGGTGGATTTTAATATATGTCTAATATTATTTTTTAGGACTGAAGGAAATCGCGACTATTCCAGACAATGATTACAAGTCCAGTAAAAACGACCAATAAACTGAAGCTCAGCATCCTGGGGATCATTGTCGTATCGTCATCCGACTTTGTACTTTCACTAGGCTTCGTAGTAGTAGCGGATCCTTTGTTACGAGTGTCTGTGGCGCTCCCGTTAGTCTTCTCCTCTATTGTGGTGTTGTCTTCCATACTTTTCTCAGATATGTCCGACCCTGATGAATCGAGTTGAAGGACGATAACGACCTGTCCATGGGAGGCTCCTGGTTGATAGGTCCAGCCCCCACCGGCTTTGTTGTACGACTCCGCAGCAGTGTTCGGATCAATAGCAGAATTCCACGCCTCATGCTCTTGCTGGATATAGCCAACGACGTTGATTTCATCTGCATGCTCTCCGTTGAGCTGTACCTCGCCATATTCGACCGTACTCTCCTCAGAGAGCCCATGGAATTCAAAACAGTGAGAATCAAGATATCCATCGCCTTGAGGCAGCTTGTCACTAGTACCGAACTGGTCTGCATCGAGTGGCCGGTCAGAATATCGTGTTAGTGGGAGGTCCACTGTTATCGGATCTGCGGCTGAGTGCCAATCAAGAGTAGTTCCAGTCGGAATCACGACCGTTGTGTTCGGAACGGTGTCGCCAACGATTGTTTCGCCAGCCTCGTTTTGGAGTGTAATACATATTTTTGCCGATCCGTCACCGAGATACGGACTTCGGTATTCATCACGTGGGTTCTGATAACTAATCCAGCTCCCATCACTGGCTGCTGCCTCAAAATAGGGATCACCTTTTTCCGGTACCGCTTGGACATATCTTTTCCCTGATGATTTGTTTGGCGTATCGGTTCTTGTCTGATTTGCTGATGAATTGAGGTCTTTGATTGTGTCAGAGGATTCATCTGCATTGTCAACGACCAAAGGTCCAGATACAACCCCAGAGCCTGGGACAGCACTAACTGTACCGCAGCTAATCATTATCATA
The DNA window shown above is from Halalkalicoccus jeotgali B3 and carries:
- a CDS encoding winged helix-turn-helix transcriptional regulator, which translates into the protein MNGNNGNQRRIVTDRIILAAIRKHMPRATTSEIADEIGLSPQITRYRLGRLEAQGELESETRETGNLWHEI
- a CDS encoding right-handed parallel beta-helix repeat-containing protein produces the protein MNDDMSMNRRTYLQAGVIAMSGVGGLKSMGRASAAPNFSLADTEIGGGDGYDRTVSPADADVVISTADELIEAFDNAASGDVLYIADDAVIDLTGRRITVPAGITLASGRGRGGKSGGLITCTQRTARMLQIYDDDVRITGLRFRGSEVGYYDPAGDAWEYNSLALRAYGSCEIDNCEFYGWTHAGIGVGRNTTDSMSSDAHVHHCSIHDNMMSGLGYGIIVYRGDPLIEYNYFNGNRHSIAADGTSGCNYEARYNVQGPDGLIFGFEMHSPGGNRVDIHHNTFEYVENRNGNVARSVAIRGTPNEGATIENNWFYNSTDPDDNRYVEGAPVVQYDNDASGDEWDNVILSDNHFGEDEPAEDIGHPRDGPERAQLRVYVRETGVEDEYLEGATVGITPHDGTDMSRYDGSYLNSTREEGDYFGTYALFEGLPVGNYDIFATHPEYEDKVYPDLELGSTGRQPPIVLEPREEPEQTITISGRGTFARYEFTVSGTVEKSTANDATINSYDSVDDSVVSGRTTREPDSYEFTGDITAFESSSNVEVMLNGERVDPSEL
- a CDS encoding polysaccharide deacetylase family protein is translated as MSMDKSALSRRRILSLGAIGAASFAGCLGSSDNGGEETNNDDSVSDEVDSDNETDVDSKDDESEGLPENGAVVFVYDDGPMKDYTQAFPAHQAFDAPATTGIITSRIGLQDYNGYDWMDVEQLEELEAAGWEIASHTTEHSVVGTYELVEDADPADNRVYPEEIRHGYWKSKDLEITDGETTVTRTIVGYDEDDVGKYIELDESIGESFMRGETVTRFGEEAMHEALGESKQKLEDLGFEVDSFLAPYDNFDDYSRKFASEYYSSIANAEHGSRINYPDEFDPFYTHRDYFIEFSSPDSVKADLDKIAEQGLLGVLGAHTYKEEVTEERIYETLEWVDERGIEVLTLREACQMAE
- a CDS encoding polysaccharide deacetylase family protein; the encoded protein is MVKPSNRRKFLATLGTGSLALTAGCAGQLSRNSGDNSDTNGNSSGSNDNLQQVTPPAISHGEVVSNFDDDLDEWFAVDGNVTADEETTLTSSRTARIENTGVSAGIARTFPEGLDMTDKHLSLAVQVDTPRPARVTVRVLAPGNADQVWSTRAILSTYTGWLRMDVGYTGQRGEPNFGNVQELRITLADPNPPEANEKQGGQGNQTNQTNQSNQSNQTTQEEQSEQGDTGIRFWVDDLRTTPAADQGYVMLTFDDTVASQYTNAFPLFEERDMQGVAAVVPGSLNQDERLSIGNLREMRDAGWDISSHPQGTAFRELEDTEAIQQDIESAYEYLNNRGFSDGARHMFVPYHHATEEIMEITREYHELSSYFGGTPNAVPLTDPLHLSRVNMFDIEGFTSQIDMAAEHNQLAIGLAHGVVPESEIQNDPLADTTTQQLETLLDYIEESDVQLVTASELLDNQDSL
- a CDS encoding TackOD1 domain-containing metal-binding protein produces the protein MVSVGKFQLLSTLSDGTVECFKPTVSDEGEVTYPKTEDLLAHQDGTSVEALDALAEREFLHKEYTTKVYICPSCQSEGLQYITACPFCEDTHTVHTTFFQHEQCGFTAQSEKFEIDDYADEQRCPECEEEVDSSNINILQKQFCKGCSDSFDHPSHRLWCLDCFHLCEPEKATEQTLYEYELTEKGEHWQKTQSGTRELLANEFATRGFDVTLDADVQTEEDKTYKAHIHATDELLNQQIVADIHSVVDSEKIKRINTVAEVVYARPLLLASDESVSDDTLQIANQHGVTMLWVDQSGSIRRYESVNDEFRATGNIIDRLSSAVGFTSTKGD
- a CDS encoding PadR family transcriptional regulator, giving the protein MNELTGVQRDLLYIIAGCDETYEFRIKDKLERYYQTEVTHDRLYPNLDALVDDELLDRKEHNDQPDEYVMTAQGQKEVETRREWENNYLESNFSV
- a CDS encoding PGF-CTERM sorting domain-containing protein, translated to MQDARSHFSFILSSMLTKSVTKDPALIVIIAFMIMISCGTVSAVPGSGVVSGPLVVDNADESSDTIKDLNSSANQTRTDTPNKSSGKRYVQAVPEKGDPYFEAAASDGSWISYQNPRDEYRSPYLGDGSAKICITLQNEAGETIVGDTVPNTTVVIPTGTTLDWHSAADPITVDLPLTRYSDRPLDADQFGTSDKLPQGDGYLDSHCFEFHGLSEESTVEYGEVQLNGEHADEINVVGYIQQEHEAWNSAIDPNTAAESYNKAGGGWTYQPGASHGQVVIVLQLDSSGSDISEKSMEDNTTIEEKTNGSATDTRNKGSATTTKPSESTKSDDDTTMIPRMLSFSLLVVFTGLVIIVWNSRDFLQS